Within Urocitellus parryii isolate mUroPar1 chromosome 10, mUroPar1.hap1, whole genome shotgun sequence, the genomic segment GTGATGAGACCCTTTTCCCTGGTGTTGATTGGCTGATTGGTAACCATTCCGATGAGCTCACACCCTGGATTCCTGTCATAGCAGCCAGGTGAGTCGACACTCTTACTGTGCGATATCTATGTCCAGTGTTGAAAGATGGGTCCTCTTTGAAAGTTGCTCTCAGATAACAAAGGCAGACTGTCATTAGGTGACCTTTTGCAGCCATGATGTCTTCCAGGTGGAGCTCTCTGCCTCTGCGTCTGTGAGACATGGGTTGCCCTTAGAGCCTCCGTGAGGTGGGGGGCTGCTCCTGGAGGCTCTGCGACAGGTCTCCTTTGCCCAGGGTTCTTTTGAACTGTCTGAACTTGCAGTTCCAGGGTCAGGTCTGCACCCAGTCTTTATGGTGTCTTCCTCTGAGTTTCTTACTCCTAGCTAAGGACTCCAAGTGCTTAATCTCAAAGTATTCTGAATGTTTGGATCACAATGATAAGAATAACTATGGTGGGAAATTATACTTTGCTCAAGTAATTAGATTCACATTGTATTGAAAAGATGCATTGCgctgctttgtttttaaatgttcactTGGTAAAACACttggggtcactccaggtgaactgggctgcacaaaataaccacacaagagacagagatacctttttctttgcgtcctgtgacggctcctctgaccttaagggtctgtggggagagagagagcgagcgcgtGCGCACGAGCACTCCAGCATCGTGGGCAAGCACGCTGAaaccttttattggggagaagccattgaaatgaggcaaggggtcaggctTCAAGATGTCTGctatcagcaggttgactgacatctaggaaggccacacccaaaggcagagtaagagaaggggacacacaaagggaatttccatggaacattctatcccaaacagggcaaggggtaggattacaaaagaaCAGTTGAGTGTACTCAACCCCAGGGTGTGCCTACTCAGAAGACTGGCCTTGCTATCCGAGTGGGGTAAAAGACCGAGTCATGAGTCACTGGCATTACTATGCCAgactacagtgatctttcagatctccatggtgcatcaggactggaaggcatggtaatgttaccgctgttgaccgtgacgagtccttgcttcccaaatgttgaagtataacacccaAGAAGCACACCGAggaaggtcagagtggaaagtagaagtttattaaaggacagcagaaaagaagCACTGTTATCTCCCCTTtatatagctaaggtcttcttgcattcctgtcacattcctgtcctttgttctgtcaGGGAtggggcacaggtgggccaaaggagtaatctgggcaggaaggacttttgggttAGCATCTCCaggtttgctgggagctgtttcattaacatttctttgggatgggtcTGGGCCTTGGGGatattaacattccaagagttgttctgcttttcccGGAATTCATtttcaacatggcctccattttggatcttacttggtattagacccgatttacctaactacactgactacctgtctttaaatctggcttcagtaacTCAATATGGCTCCCCACAACTTGGGAAAGACTAATTCATTCTTTAATATAAAACATGTTGCTGTGCTGGGTGAGGTagtgtaagaggggtccggcggagcgtcggagggagagaccacacaagagacttactccatgcaattggcaaaaggggatttattggggatccattccagcgcgctgggactctgtgcccactcaagaagggagcgcagctcagagccccgagcagagattcaaacagagcttaagtacactttttggggagggcggtgagctttgcatacatcagaacaaatcatcatgaggcgcggggaaattgaacaacaactctgagatgtgattggcacaatcattggcgggaactggccgggcggcggtgattggtcatttgtaagcgggttacacattcaaactgattggttcgggccctgtgaggaactgcacagggccctaggctaaacggccagtagggtgttgttttaactatctcaggaatctgggtgtaacagaggaacttaataatacctaatcttttacattcaagctttccagcttagaaactttaccctttcattagcacacacctgtgatcccagctcaggaggctgaggcaggaggatcacaattcaaggccagctttggcaactcagtgagaccctgtctgaaaatagaaagggttgggggtgtaggtcagtgatagggcactcctggattcaatcctcagttctaccaaaaaaaaaaaaaaaaacatttgccaGGAACAATCTTGGCTGTTCTGCCCCTGTGTGGCCCACATGTGGCTCTCTGCTGAGGCTCAGGTCTCTTGTGGCTGTCTGCAGGTCCTCCTATGCCTGCCGGTTTCTTGTCCTGCCCTGCTGCTTCTTTGACTTCACGGGGAAGTTCTGCCGCAGGCAGAGCAGGAAGACGCAGTACCGGGAGTACTTGGACTTTGTTCAGGAAGTGGGGCTCTCCTGTGGCTTCCACATGGAAGAAGACTGCCTCAGGATTCCATCCACCAAGAGAGTAGGTGTGCTGTGGTCCTGGGGATGTGCTGGTATCCACGTACGTGGGCAGCTGGGTCCCTGCAGTCACCCTCAGAGCTGCTTTGCAGATGTCCTTTAGCTATTGCCCCTCGTGTCTCTGTTTGGGCAAGTCTGACTTTAGAGGTTGGGTTGGTTGATGGAATCGGCTAGAGTTCAGGCCCCTGGTGAGTCACAGGTCCCACTGTCCTGCTGTTTGCATCTGCGGTCCAGTTACTTGTCAGACCTGGGTGTTCTCAGAGCTGAATGCATGCCAGGTGCAGCCCTGCTCCCAGCAGAGAAGCTGCGGTCCCACCACAGGTGCACGCTGGGGTAGCAGGGGAGGCTCGGTGTCACTGGATTGGCTTCTCACATCCCCTGCGACCTGCCTCTGCTTGGTGCCTGGAAAAGATGTCCATGACCACCACCCTGAGGCCTATCCTTCATTCAGTTTCTCAGGAGGAAGGAAGCTAGGGTGTACTGAGCACCCGCACTGCACCGAGCCCTCTCCAGGGCCTGTGTGTCCTTGCTGTGGCAGGGTTGACACAAGTGCCTTCTTTCCCTGTCCCCTTGGGAGCTCTGCAGAGTGAATCCCTTGTCTGCTCATGGGGTGGATGTGGTCATCCACTGAGGGTGGGCCCAAGTGACGTGTCTGGAACGGGGTGTGCTACGAAGCCGCTTTTTTGGCCTTTGCATACCTCTGAAGCTCTGAGTCATGAGATTTTCATGGGcttttattgttagtttttttaGATCATGTGCATTAATGTTAGTTTTGAAAATAAGGATATTGGGGCTGGCAACATAGccccatggtagagtgcttgcctaatatgcatgagGTTCAGCACCgccagaaaaattttcaaaaacggGTTCATCACAGATGACTTAAATTCTTGTGTGGTTTGTATTCCAGAATAAGGGAGTTCCATAGGTAGAGAAGTGCTGGAGTATGTGAGCCCGCCAAAATGCTTACGTTGCTCTTTTAAATGCAGGTGTGTCTCATTGGAAAATCCAGAACGTACCCACCCTCTGAAGAAGTTTGGATGGATGAGCAGAGGACTCGGTATATTCGCAGCAGGCAGGGCTGTCCCCGGAGCCTGCCTGGTGGGAAGCCTTCTCCTGCTGCACCCCAGGTGGCTGCCAACGGAGGTGCCCACAGAGCCTTGGGTGCAGAAGCCAAGGGTGTATCTGAGGCCTGCACTGCTGCCCATGGAGCGGGGACCCCGgctgtggagctctggctgcctGGATTCCACCCTAGGGAAAAGGCCGAGCCTGTGAGGAACTGCGCTTCCCTCCCTCAAGATTTTATTGATCAAGTGGTTTTGCAAGTGGCAAATTTGTTGTTAGGTGGAAAGAAGTTACACACAGGAAGTTCCCAGGAAGGAGTTCTGAAGACCTGGAATGGAGGAGGTAGGCCATCCACACCAGGGGCTGCCGCACTCCTGCTGGCTCACCAGCGTCAATTGTGGGTCTTTGTAGTTAAATGCACTCCAGAAGCTGGGGCTGCTTACTCCCAACCATAGAAATGATACAGCTAGAAAGCAGGGCACTGAATGCCAGGAAATAGCACTGTTCCCTTGAATGTGCAGCTAGAATTTGGAAATGTTAAGATTTGCTAATTCTGGAAATCCTCAAAAGAATCCATAGTGATCAAAGCAGTTGTATCTGATTGTTTCATTGTCTGAGATTAGTGGCATTTGAGAGAGGTGGGCCAAAATATGATCTGCTAttgtattattgatttatttttatttatttatttttatgccagggattgaaccctgggctgcctactgctgagccacaactcatccctttttattttttatattgagacagggtcttgctaaattctttAGGGcattgttaagttgcccaggccgatcttgaacttggaatcatctggcctcagcctcccaagttgctgggattacaggggtgcagcACTGCACCCAGCTGCTATTATATTTATAACGATGGTTCTCCTGCTAAAACTTCCTGGGTCTCAATAAGGAGGTGGGCTCCTTCCCTGCAGGGACACTGGCtggccaccagggggcagtgTGGGCTGTCTGCTGGGGTTGGTGTTGCAGACCTACTTTTCTGGAGTTTTAGGAAGCTGGAGAACAGCAAGGAGCCCTTTCCCTGAACAGCATGGGACTGGTCCTGCTCAGGTGGAGGCAGTGGCTCCTTCCTTGGCCAAGTGCCCTCTCACCTGCTGCCCTCTCCTGTGCATGATGTGGCAAGACCACAAGCTTGTTCTCCAGAAAGTGTCCAACAGGACAGCCTAGTCAGCAGAGCCCTGCAGGGCCCTAGGAGCCACTGTTGGACAAGGGTGGTTCTGGTCAGGTGGCTGATCTGGCAGCATAACTACAGACCAGCCCCCAGGTTACAGGGCCTTGGGTAGTCCACTAAGTAGGCACAGCCAGGGGTGGAGGCGGCAGGCTAGCTGGGTACAGGACGGGAACCCGGATGCTGAAGTGGGTCTAAAAGTggtgaacaaagaaaaatcactCCAGACTTAGGGCCAACTGGTGGTAGGCCCCAGTCCTGCCTGCTGTGGAAACCCTGAGGCCAGGTGCTAGCACCCTAGAATGGTATTTGCAGGTCCGAGGCTAGCTGGAGGCCCTTAGTTTCTCCTGGGTGAGAGAAGCTGCTTCCCTGGGGATGGAGGTACACCCTGGATCAGTTGGCCCACAGGTGGCTTCCGGCGCCCTTGGTTCTTGCAGTTCCTGCCTGCGGTGCTGCTTCTTACCTCACACCCAGCTCTCCGTGCCGCATCTGGCCTATCTGGAGCCTGTGCCTCTGGGGCCCGGCTGGTGGCTGTGGCTGGAGCAGCCTAGGAAGGCTTGGACAGCAGGCTTGCCCCTTGCCCTGCCTCCCTGGCTTCAGATGCTGTGGGTACCAGGGAGGAGAGGGACCTAGGCCACCACTAGACTCTGGCAGTATCCTTCGACGCTCAGCCTGCACAGGACAGTGGGATCCTGGTCCTGCACAGTGTTACGCTGTCTGTGCAGCTCGGATGGCAGAGCCACTGCTCCTGTAGTTCCCATTGTTGTGAGGTCTGGGTTCCATTGAACCCAATGTACAGGCCGGCTACTGGAGCTCTGAGGAATTTGAATTTGCAGgaggggattgaaccaggacccAGCCACATCTGCCTGGTTCCCGTTTGTAATGTCTCGTTGTTGTTTGGGGAAACCCCACGTCTCAACAGAGAGCCTGTCCTTGATGGAAGTGGCCAGGGAGCTGGACAGGGAGACGCTGCAAAGGCTGAAGCGCGAGTGTGGAGGCCTGCAGACACTGCTCAGGAACAGTCACCAGGTGTTCGAAGGTGAGGGCCAGCCTGGGAGGGAGTACGGGCTGTGGGCTGCCCTTCCTGGGCCCCGCATGTCCCACACAGGTCTCGGCTTTgctctccccttccttcttcttcatcttgaGGGAATCAcatcatcttgggagaagtgaACACTTTCAGAAGACCCTGGGGAGGGTGCAAATTCCTTGTGCCCACCGGGTCACTTAGGACCCTCCTTCCTTGTGTGGGACTGTGACCATCTCTCCCTCTTGGGTTCCCTTGCCTCTAGCCAGCTTGGCCTGCCCTAGCCTATGCCCTTGTCCATCCAGGATGTACTCACCGACTGCTTTCATTCCACCTGTTGCTCGGGCATAGCAGGTAACCCTTGGGAAGGCCTGCTGGCTGGATCTCATGCCACACTGGAGCATTCCCAGGTGGTGGTTACCGTCTGCTTTGTCTTTGGCCACCTGCACACTAGAAGCTTCCAGAGCACACATTCCTGTGAGAGCCGCAGTGTGCAGGGAGATCAGCCTGGGCCTGGCTGGCCCTCAGGAAGGCCTGACTTAGGAGGCCACACTGAGCTGGGCTAGAAGGAGAAGAGCACTCAGGGAGTTGGGAGGACAGAGATGAGTATTGGGGGCAGAGGGAGCAGTGTGTGCAAGGGCCTGGGGCGCAGCTGCTGTGGCCAGAGAAGAACTAGgtctgtgcctggcacacagcgaTGGTGCCCGCATGAGGACCCCCTCCCCAGCAGTCACTGCTGTTGCCCTGAGGATCCTGTGCAGCGCTGCCTTCAGCCCTCACGCAGCCTGGCTCCACCGTTACCGAGGGGGCAGTCATGACCTGTGCTGCGCTGCATGGCTAAGCAGTGGGTGGGAGGAGCTAAGTGGTTAGCTTGATGCTGTTTCTGTGTGACGCCCTGACGCCCTCCTGAAGGCTGGGTGGGCTGGGGCCCCCATCTTATTATTCTGTGTGGACCCTAAGACCCAGGATAGGTGGTCAGAAGCAGCTCAGGGTTGGGTGGTGGAGAGGACCTTGCAGGGATACACGGGTGGTGGAGGTGCTGTTTGTACCTGAGCCAGCAGACCCCGGGCCTCCTGAGGGTGGCGTGCTGCCAGCTCCTCCACCCTTTACTCTGTGCATGCATGTACTGAGCCCTGTCCCCTGCTTATGCAGGAACGTAGGTGTGCATGCACTGCCCTATGTGTGCACAGGAGCCTGGTCGTGCACATTACCCGTGGGTGAGAGGGGCCACGCCCACTTGCACACCCACAGCCCTGGGTGGCCTGGCTGCTCGGGTGGCTGACTTCCCATGAGGTGGTGTGCTGTTGGGATGGGGCCACCTACAAATGCCCTGGAGCCCTGTGTCGGGGTGGGTATAGGAGAGGGGACCCCAGGTCCCTGGGCAGCTCAGCTGGGCAGCTGTGCCTGGAGCTGCTCTTCCTTCCCCAAAGCTTTGACCAATTCAAACCCTCTTGGAGCGGGAGGCCTGCTCTTTGTTTTTCTGCACATTTTCTTTGACTTCCTGATGAGCACCTCTTctcattataaatattataaagttgCTTTTCTGTTCAGGTCAGGGTTGGGggcaaaattatttttggaatcaCTTCTGAGTAGGCGGTGCCAAATAAACATTCTCTTCCAGTCATGCAAAAAATATGCACCGAAGCTGGGTCTTATCTCTctttgaggttttgttttgtttttcagactaACGTGGCTGGTCTGGAGAAGGGCTTGTGAGAGTGGGAAGGGAATGCTCTTTCACGTGACTTGGGTCAGCTAGTGCCAGCACCCCTGTGTGGCGTCGTGCTGGGCTACAGCATGGCCGACACTGCTGGAGCCCCGCTGATCATGCATCCGCTCCTGCCCAACCTGCCAAAGCCTGCATGGAGCATAGGTAGTTGTGCCAGCAGGCAGCCTCTGATGGGCACGTGCCATCTGACTGGTGCTGGGGTGCAGTGGCCTCCCCCTCTGACCTGCACTCGGGTGCAGAGAGCCTCCCCCTCTcaagcagagggaggaggaactTGCCCAAGGGCTCCTGGCTGGTGGAGCGCCCGGTGTGGGCGCTCCTGGGGCTTGCTTCCTTCTCTACAGGCTGCTCAGCGCCCTGGGTTGAGGGAGTGCCAGTGTctgggcaggggaggaggcagcAGTTCCAGGCTGCCTGCAGTCCAGGAACGCCCACGGAGAGAGGAGGAGTGTGGTCAGGGACAGTGTGAGCAGGCTAGCTGGAGCGGATTTTGTTCTgtgattctgttttaaaattaggAACACATTTCTGTAGGAGGAGCACTGTTGGTGGTCTGACTTGGGGCTGGCTGGAGTGTGTGCCTCTGGAGGGCCGCCCTTCTGGTCCTCGCATTCGTCTGCCCAGAATGGGAGCTCAGGTATCAGGAGGGGCTGGCAGCAAGCCGTGCTCTGACCTGGGGGTAGACCAGGAGCCATCCTTTGCCCCCTCTGGGGTCCCTCTGTCATTGATGCCCACTGCTGGGCCTTAGGTGTCCTGGCTGGGTCTGTTTTTCCCTGACCTACAGGGTCGTTCCATAATCCAGAGTAGTGGGCCTTAGTTCACAGAGCTGTCCCGGAAGGGACTGCTGTGAGGAGCCTGCCTGTGGGGAGAGTCCAGGATGGCATGGGTGGGGGGCTTCAGGCTGGACCAGAGACTCCTTGGTGTATGGAGTCATATGCCCCATGGGGAGTCTGGCGGATGCTCCTGTCTgcaccagggctcctcccaggcATACTTCAGGGGGTTCCCAGTGACTGTGTCATGCCCTGTGCCTCTCCAGAAGGTGCTACTGTGGGAAGGTCAGTGTCCTAAAGCTGCCCTGGCCCGAGATCGGGTTGCACACAGGGTCACGCAGCCTTAGGGCTTGAGCATCCCTGAAGACAAACCCCTCTTAGGCCCATCCATGCAACGAGGCGCCTCTGTTgatctcatttctctggtttcaGAGGAGAATGTCCACCAAGGGTCACTTGAGGGCAGCCAGGTGGGCTGGCCCTGCAGAACATGGGGTGCTGTGGAGGCTGGCTGGGGCTGTACATGCTCTTCAGCTTCTGGAAGTGGGTGGCCAGATTGCTCAGTAGGAGCCCTGTTTCTCTCAGCCTTCCTGTCTGGGTGGGTTTATAGTTTCCAGTGAAAACCAGGAAGGGTTTGGTTCCCTTGGCTGCGTTCACATGGAGCTGGTGGCTTCTTGGAATGAAGTGGCCAAGGAGAAGCCCAGGGGGAGCCTAAGCCTGACCTGGGAGGCCTGTTCCTTAGCCCTGCTTGCCCATCAGCTCCAAGCAGGCTCTAGTGGCCTGCAGCTGCCCTGCCTGGTCACACCCAGCCCCCCAGCTCTGAGTCAGTCCTGGCCATCCTGGATCCCTCTGCTACAGGCCTGGGCCTCCAGGCAGGCATCTGCATCAGTGTGCTTGGGAGGCTCAGCTGCCCTCATCTCCATGTGTCCAGGCCTGCAGCCCCCATCACCACCGTGGGCATCTGGAAGGGCTCTGGTTGTGGCTCTGTGTGACCCCAGTGTGGGGCAGATGATAGAAGGGCTTGCACACAGCCCCCACCTCAGGCTGCCCAGAGGGgaccctcccctcctgcctcacctgTCTTCTGCTGGTGTGCTGAAGTGTCCTTGAAGGCCAGCCCCCAGCCCAGATGCCTCCAAGTGTTTCCCATCAGGTGTGCAGGCCCATCTGGAACGGGATAGCAGGCAATGCTGTCCCCCTGAGGCTCCCTCTTTCCTCACTGGCTGGTTCTGGATCAGTCCCGGGGCTCGCCGCCACCCTCTACACCTCTCCTGCTCACCAAGGCCTTCCTGGCCGTCTCCCGCTTGTTAACCCACTGTGCACCCAGGTTCCCAACACTGGGGCACTGCTCCTCCCTCCACCAGGGGAGAACCTTGGTGCAGTCTTCTGCACCTCTGACCCCGCACCCTGCACCAGTGCCACCCACCCAGCGGATGTCAACAGACCCACGAGTGAGTGGGCTTTTGGTCAACGTCTCAGCTGTGTCTCCTGCTCCTCAGTGCTGAACGGGCGTGTCCACCTTCGTGACTGGAGACAGGAGCTGCAGAAGGAGAAACCACCTGAAGCCAAGCGGAGTCTGTCCTCTGAGGCCTTCAAGACTCGCATCTGTTGGTTCTTCACCCATCATCCCGATGGCTGCGTGCTGCCTTCTGCCTGCTGCCCATTTGCCCACGGGCCTGGGGAGCTGAGGCCACCCCAGGCCTCTAAGAAGAAAAGACAGGCCCCCTAACGGTCCCTGTACTGTGCCAGCGGCCTCTCCTGACTCTCTGTAGACGTCATGGTGGTCAAGCATCTCACACAGAGACCAGAGGAGCAGGGGACTCGGGACGCCCCAGCCGAGACTGGGTTTATTTTCAACACAGCCACTTCCAAATGCACCCAGCCTTGTGACGTCAGACAATGCAGATTCTCAGCAGGTCTCCTCAAGGGGCCAGCTGGGGCATCCTCTCAGATCCTTCTTGGGCAACTGCTGATCAGCAGGAGCTGCCACACCAGCCTCTTCCCCAGGGGCGGCTGGCACTCTGCAGGCACACTGCTGGTTCAGTCCTCTGGTTTCTGCGTTGAAAGGCCTCAGGCCTCTGTGGTGTGAATTCCCAGAGCCAAGCAGCGGGCACAGCCCTCACCTGACTGCACCAGGTGGCCGCGAGATCAGAAGGGGTTCCTGTGCAAGGCTCAGAATGTTATCTGTGCCTTCCTGTCCTCCATGGGCCCTCCACAGGAGTGTTGACAGTTCTTCTGATTGCTTCCACGTAAACAGTCCCTATGTGTTTACCCTTACAATTATTTCCACAATTTGCATAAAAGATCTCATCACACACTGGTCTAATTACTTTCCCACAGTGTGTCCTGGGGACTTGCAGTGAGGATGTGTTGCTCATGGTCTCCAGTAGCGGTGTGGCTCTGGGTGAGGGTGCTCTGggctctattctttttttttttttaagagagagagaatgagagagaattttaatatttattttttagttttcagcagacacaacatctttgtttgtttgtggtgctgaggatccaacccgggctgcacgcatgccgggcgagcacgctactgcttgagccacatccccagccctgggctctaTTCTTGAGTAAGAGAACTCACAGGGAAGGTGGC encodes:
- the Trmt44 gene encoding putative tRNA (uracil-O(2)-)-methyltransferase isoform X3, whose product is MCIRFSSVVAKKNERWHSDGVIYPNPTWLGEELLARLAKWSVESKKSEFKSTLSLISILRYSQVYQELKEKYKEMVKVWPEVTDPEKFVYEDVAIAAYLLILWEEERAQRGVTTKQSFVDLGCGNGLLVHILCSEGHPGRGIDVRRRKIWDLYGPQTQLEEGVITPSDETLFPGVDWLIGNHSDELTPWIPVIAARSSYACRFLVLPCCFFDFTGKFCRRQSRKTQYREYLDFVQEVGLSCGFHMEEDCLRIPSTKRVCLIGKSRTYPPSEEVWMDEQRTRYIRSRQGCPRSLPGGKPSPAAPQVAANGGAHRALGAEAKGVSEACTAAHGAGTPAVELWLPGFHPREKAEPVRNCASLPQDFIDQVVLQVANLLLGGKKLHTGSSQEGVLKTWNGGESLSLMEVARELDRETLQRLKRECGGLQTLLRNSHQVFEVLNGRVHLRDWRQELQKEKPPEAKRSLSSEAFKTRICWFFTHHPDGCVLPSACCPFAHGPGELRPPQASKKKRQAP